One window of Brachionichthys hirsutus isolate HB-005 chromosome 21, CSIRO-AGI_Bhir_v1, whole genome shotgun sequence genomic DNA carries:
- the LOC137910139 gene encoding thyroid hormone receptor alpha-B, translating to MELVPEVQDPNPPEGEEKRWLNGPKRKRKNSQCSVKSMTGYIPSYLEKDEPCVVCGDKATGYHYRCITCEGCKGFFRRTIQKNLHPSYSCKYDGCCIIDKITRNQCQLCRFKKCIAVGMAMDLVLDDSKRVAKRRLIEENRERRKKEEIVKTLQNRPEPTGDEWDLIHMVTEAHRHTNAQGSQWKQKRKFLPEKIGQSPVAPTSDGDKVDLEAFSEFTKIITPAITRVVDFAKKLPMFSELPCEDQIILLKGCCMEIMSLRAAIRYDPDSETLTLSGEMAVKREQLKNGGLGVVSDAIFDLGKSLAQFNLDDTEVALLQAVLLMSSDRSSLTSIDKIEKCQETYLLAFEHYINYRKHNIPHFWPKLLMKVTDLRMIGACHASRFLHMKVECPNELFPPLFLEVFEDQEV from the exons GTGGCTCAATGGcccgaagaggaagaggaagaacagccaATGTTCGGTGAAGAGCATGACTG GGTACATCCCCAGCTACCTCGAAAAGGATGAGCCATGTGTGGTGTGTGGCGACAAGGCCACAGGTTACCACTACCGCTGCATTACCTGTGAGGGCTGCaag GGTTTCTTCCGCAGGACCATACAAAAGAACCTCCACCCGTCCTACTCCTGTAAGTACGATGGCTGCTGCATCATCGACAAGATTACCCGCAACCAGTGTCAGCTGTGCCGCTTCAAGAAGTGCATTGCAGTGGGCATGGCCATGGACT TGGTGTTGGATGACTCGAAGCGGGTGGCTAAACGGCGTCTTATCGAGGAGAACAGGGAGCGACGCAAGAAGGAGGAGATAGTGAAAACTCTCCAGAACCGTCCAGAGCCCACTGGGGACGAGTGGGATCTGATTCACATGGTGACAGAGGCCCACCGACACACCAATGCTCAGGGCTCCCAGTGGAAACAGAAGCGCAAATTCCTG CCAGAAAAAATCGGCCAGTCTCCGGTTGCGCCCACGTCAGACGGAGATAAGGTGGACCTGGAGGCCTTCAGCGAGTTCACCAAGATCATCACTCCTGCCATCACGCGTGTCGTCGactttgccaaaaaactgcccATGTTTTCTGAG CTACCTTGTGAAGACCAGATCATCCTCTTGAAGGGCTGCTGCATGGAGATCATGTCGCTGCGAGCGGCCATTCGCTACGACCCGGACAGCGAGACGTTGACACTAAGCGGGGAGATGGCCGTGAAGCGGGAGCAGCTGAAGAACGGCGGGCTGGGCGTCGTTTCGGACGCCATCTTTGATTTGGGCAAGAGCCTGGCCCAGTTCAACCTGGACGACACGgaggtggcgctgctgcaggcCGTGCTGCTCATGAGCTCGG ATCGTTCCAGCCTGACCAGCATCGACAAGATCGAGAAGTGCCAGGAGACGTACCTGCTGGCATTCGAACACTACATCAACTACCGCAAGCACAACATTCCCCACTTCTGGCCGAAGCTCCTGATGAAGGTGACGGACCTGCGGATGATCGGCGCGTGTCACGCCAGCCGCTTCCTTCACATGAAAGTGGAGTGTCCCAACGAACTCTTCCCCCCGCTCTTCCTAGAGGTCTTCGAGGACCAGGAGGTGTGA